From a single Lacerta agilis isolate rLacAgi1 chromosome 3, rLacAgi1.pri, whole genome shotgun sequence genomic region:
- the KIF16B gene encoding kinesin-like protein KIF16B isoform X9, which yields MSDLSKSCENLSAVMLYNPGLFPIKGPICLRLEFERQQREELEKLESKRKLIEEMEEKQKSNKAELERMQQEVESQRKETEIVQLQIRKQEENLKRKSFHIESRMKDLLAEKEKFEEERLREQQEIELQKKKQEEEFFARVKEELQRLQELNQNEKAEKMQIFRELEKLKKEKEEQYIKLELEKRRLEEEERDQVLLVANLEEQLRDKQAMIHLVKLGDVQRAEEEKKNLEDIRESLLRVKEARSEGDENSEELEKAQYNFMDFKRRQLEQLTSLERDLGQQRDHLEKDVADEHENLNRLKCAHAQHLNLEKNDENMLDAALTVEECNKIKSCEYRLQLKERQLLYLTNNHLPALLEEKQRASEVLDRGLQNLDNTLYEVEKEMEEKEDQIAQYKASASQLQQLQETFEFTANVARQEEKVRKKEKEILESKQKQQREALEQAVAKLERRHSALQRHSTIEIEEQKQKLATLNSSCSEQAGLQATLEAEQKALEEDREHLDLQIQQLKQKIYEGDGVEKGSLGAGEERLSHSSSPSSVTKSQPHFIPLVDDRINAFIEEEVQRRLQNIHYTCGENNNSLLQSAELSKDNQKFYNDTAQRKLKYEKMPLYGFLAVPTNDSQCYTSEDTRIADISKQDESIDAFNPHWRRIPEFCMTQKTTNKKRQLGQEYISWLCSNQCDSNQPKVINSKRTCSKYSSDFHLQAHDRYGMIHSSESKSACYHFDSTGLATTTWEPSSLGAESDLVVDCRIPPSDLLASAKHQSGACISLSFGEHSNQIPQICAQIPYQQLDERATNACQKPLPESHAGTKQSYGLGHLFSKFTSIYSDTNYQMFKSSWFSKQIKGLASLCDKNETCTQMVSFVKDFPFIKKIQLNLLLGVNKNGFHDASITPGSPVQKDEDMKFLHSGISIDMCTADHSERYTYYPRWEKLETSLVLKQNFVCFPDGLLKLQLCSQDELLQYVTCILPEICAKPDELKGIYWIAVGNHNRTGPEPACLLLLGSVLYAIIASANPLESSQDSLEIFHVFPVTALREIQIGYAGQSIRLLCSNEENIMKIFTFNKYFTQRICHDILSLVISSSESAYLNHPLLKGDLLHLSLDWASAISDLVFENGVRLSCSFEANLADLVYMLHGNMGINKPHLGEIQILLYTTVKLEGKIRSLVLTNTHVGLVEEDSIFCPVPSSLHSLVDQLQFDKIKLHCLSELKCIVVLEKGNLIEIELVFSRAGKVGCDSSHSLACISQKEAFTQLRTVSPFCYAQPSTPPYIWKLTFSSNEDAIRLMLHLTGQ from the exons CCTTTTCCCTATTAAAGGACCAATCTGTCTAAG attaGAATTTGAGAGACAGCAACGAGaagaactcgaaaaattagaaagtAAAAG aaaGCTGATAGAAGAAATGGAGGAAAAGCAAAAGTCTAACAAAGCTGAATTAGAAAGAATGCAGCAAGAGGTGGAGTCTCAACGTAAGGAAACGGAAATAGTTCAGCTGCAAATCCGAAAGCAAGAGGAGAATCTTAAAAGGAAAAGCTTTCATATAGAAAGCAGGATGAAAGACTTGCTGGCAGAAAAGGAAAAATTTGAAGAAGAGAGATTACGTGAGCAGCAAGAAATAGAGCTtcaaaaaaagaagcaagaagaagaattttttgCTCGAGTTAAAGAAGAACTTCAGCGATTACAAGAGCTCAATCAGAATGAAAAAGCGGAGAAAATGCAGATTTTCCGAGAACTGGAAAagcttaaaaaggaaaaagaggagcAGTATATCAAGTTAGAATTGGAAAAAAGGAGattggaagaggaagaaagagatcAAGTATTGCTGGTGGCAAACTTGGAAGAGCAGCTCAGAGACAAACAAGCCATGATACATCTGGTCAAACTAGGAGATGTGCAAAGggctgaagaagagaagaagaatctTGAAGACATCAGAGAGTCCCTCTTGCGAGTCAAAGAGGCCAGGTCTGAAGGAGATGAAAACAGCGAGGAGTTAGAAAAGGCACAGTACAACTTCATGGATTTCAAGAGGAGGCAGCTAGAACAGCTAACTAGTTTAGAGAGAGACTTGGGTCAGCAAAGGGATCATCTAGAAAAAGACGTAGCTGATGAACATGAAAATCTGAATCGTTTGAAGTGTGCACACGCACAACATTTAAACCTTGAGAAAAATGATGAAAACATGCTGGATGCTGCCTTAACAGTTGAagaatgtaacaaaataaaatcatgTGAGTACAGGCTGCAGCTTAAAGAACGGCAGCTTCTGTATCTGACAAATAACCATTTGCCAGCTTTGTTGGAAGAAAAGCAGAGAGCCTCTGAAGTTCTCGATAGAGGCCTGCAGAACTTGGACAATACTCTTTATGAAGttgaaaaagaaatggaagaaaaagaagatcAGATAGCACAGTACAAGGCAAGTGCCAgccagctgcagcagcttcaggagACATTTGAATTCACTGCCAATGTAGCTCGTCAAGAAGAGAAAGTtcggaagaaggagaaagaaattcTAGAATCAAAGCAAAAGCAGCAACGGGAGGCGCTGGAGCAAGCGGTGGCTAAGTTGGAAAGGCGACACTCTGCTTTGCAGCGTCATTCAACCATAGAAATTGAGGAGCAAAAACAGAAGCTTGCAACTCTGAACAGCAGTTGCAGCGAACAGGCAGGCCTGCAAGCTACTCTAGAGGCAGAACAAAAAGCCTTGGAAGAAGACAGAGAACA CTTGGACTTGCAAATACAGCAGTTAAAGCAGAAGATATATGAAGGCGATGGGGTTGAAAAAGGGTCCCTAGGAGCTGGAGAAGAGAGATTGTCCCATAGCAGTTCCCCTTCTAGTGTTACAAAATCTCAACCCCACTTTATTCCATTGGTCGATGACAG AATAAATGCCTTTATTGAAGAAGAAGTTCAAAGACGTCTTCAAAACATACACTACACatgtggagaaaataataatagtctcCTTCAGTCTGCAGAACTTTCAAAG GATAACCAGAAGTTTTATAATGATACTGCTCAACGCAAGTTGAAGTATGAG aaaatgCCCCTTTATGGCTTTCTCGCTGTACCTACTAATGACAGCCAATGTTATACAAGTGAAGATACAAGAATAGCAGACATCAGTAAGCAGGACGAAAGCATAGATGCATTCAATCCTCATTGGAGAAGAATCCCGGAGTTCTGCATGACTCAAAAAACTACAAATAAAAAAAGACAGTTAGGACAGGAATACATCAGCTGGCTGTGCAGTAATCAATGTGACTCGAATCAACCCAAAGTCATAAATAGCAAGAGAACTTGCTCCAAATATTCTTCAGATTTTCATCTTCAGGCTCATGACAGATATGGAATGATTCATTCATCAGAAAGCAAATCAGCATGCTATCATTTCGACAGCACAGGCTTAGCTACTACTACTTGGGAACCCAGTAGTTTGGGAGCAGAATCTGATCTTGTTGTTGACTGCCGTATTCCTCCCTCAGACCTTTTAGCCTCTGCCAAACATCAGTCTGGagcttgcatttctctctctttcggAGAACACAGTAACCAGATCCCCCAAATTTGTGCCCAGATTCCATACCAGCAGTTAGATGAAAGAGCTACGAATGCCTGCCAGAAACCTCTCCCAGAGTCCCATGCGGGAACAAAGCAGAGTTATGGGCTAGGACATCTCTTCagcaaattcaccagcatttacaGTGATACCAACTATCAAATGTTTAAGAGTAGCTGGTTTTCTAAGCAGATTAAAGGTCTGGCCAGTCTGTGTGACAAAAATGAGACGTGCACACAAATGGTGTCATTTGTAAAAGACtttccatttattaaaaaaatacagttaaaTCTTCTTTTAGGTGTGAACAAGAATGGCTTCCATGATGCAAGTATCACTCCAGGAAGTCCTGTGCAAAAAGATGAAGATATGAAGTTCTTACACTCAGGCATTTCAATTGATATGTGTACAGCAGATCATTCTGAGAGATATACTTACTATCCTAGATGGGAAAAACTGGAAACTAGCCTTGTGCTTAAGCAAAATTTTGTGTGCTTTCCAGATGGGCTTCTGAAATTGCAGCTGTGCTCTCAGGATGAACTGTTGCAATATGTGACCTGTATCTTGCCAGAAATTTGTGCCAAACCTGATGAGTTAAAAGGAATCTACTGGATTGCTGTAGGAAACCATAACAGAACTGGACCAGAGCCTGCATGCTTGCTTTTACTTGGTTCGGTCCTGTATGCCATTATTGCATCAGCCAATCCATTGGAGAGCAGTCAGGACTCCCTGGAAATTTTTCATGTTTTCCCAGTCACTGCATTAAGAGAAATCCAAATTGGCTATGCTGGACAGAGCATCAGACTTCTGTGTTCTAAtgaagaaaatataatgaaaatatttACCTTTAACAAATACTTCACACAAAGAATATGCCACGACATACTTAGCCTTGTAATATCATCATCTGAGTCTGCTTACTTAAATCACCCACTCCTGAAAGGAGATCTGTTGCACCTTTCACTTGACTGGGCTTCAGCAATCTCCGATTTGGTTTTTGAAAATGGTGTGCGTCTGTCATGCAGTTTTGAAGCCAATTTAGCTGATCTGGTGTACATGCTCCATGGAAACATGGGAATCAACAAGCCCCATTTAGGAGAAATTCAGATACTGCTCTATACAACAGTAAAACTAGAGGGCAAAATCCGATCACTAGTCCTTACAAATACTCATGTAGGTCTTGTAGAGGAAGATAGTATCTTCTGCCCAGTTCCTAGCTCTTTACATTCCCTAGTTGACCAGTTGCAATTTGACAAAATTAAGCTGCATTGTTTGAGTGAGCTCAAGTGTATAGTTGTCCTGGAGAAAGGAAATCTAATCGAAATTGAGCTTGTATTTTCTCGTGCAGGTAAGGTTGGCTGTGATTCATCCCACAGTTTGGCTTGCATTTCTCAGAAAGAGGCATTTACCCAACTGAGAACTGTTTCACCCTTTTGTTATGCCCAACCTAGCACTCCACCATATATCTGGAAATTGACTTTCAGTTCAAATGAAGATGCCATTAGGCTaatgctgcatttgacaggacaGTAA
- the KIF16B gene encoding kinesin-like protein KIF16B isoform X10, whose protein sequence is MSDLSKSCENLSAVMLYNPGLEFERQQREELEKLESKRKLIEEMEEKQKSNKAELERMQQEVESQRKETEIVQLQIRKQEENLKRKSFHIESRMKDLLAEKEKFEEERLREQQEIELQKKKQEEEFFARVKEELQRLQELNQNEKAEKMQIFRELEKLKKEKEEQYIKLELEKRRLEEEERDQVLLVANLEEQLRDKQAMIHLVKLGDVQRAEEEKKNLEDIRESLLRVKEARSEGDENSEELEKAQYNFMDFKRRQLEQLTSLERDLGQQRDHLEKDVADEHENLNRLKCAHAQHLNLEKNDENMLDAALTVEECNKIKSCEYRLQLKERQLLYLTNNHLPALLEEKQRASEVLDRGLQNLDNTLYEVEKEMEEKEDQIAQYKASASQLQQLQETFEFTANVARQEEKVRKKEKEILESKQKQQREALEQAVAKLERRHSALQRHSTIEIEEQKQKLATLNSSCSEQAGLQATLEAEQKALEEDREHLDLQIQQLKQKIYEGDGVEKGSLGAGEERLSHSSSPSSVTKSQPHFIPLVDDRINAFIEEEVQRRLQNIHYTCGENNNSLLQSAELSKDNQKFYNDTAQRKLKYEKMPLYGFLAVPTNDSQCYTSEDTRIADISKQDESIDAFNPHWRRIPEFCMTQKTTNKKRQLGQEYISWLCSNQCDSNQPKVINSKRTCSKYSSDFHLQAHDRYGMIHSSESKSACYHFDSTGLATTTWEPSSLGAESDLVVDCRIPPSDLLASAKHQSGACISLSFGEHSNQIPQICAQIPYQQLDERATNACQKPLPESHAGTKQSYGLGHLFSKFTSIYSDTNYQMFKSSWFSKQIKGLASLCDKNETCTQMVSFVKDFPFIKKIQLNLLLGVNKNGFHDASITPGSPVQKDEDMKFLHSGISIDMCTADHSERYTYYPRWEKLETSLVLKQNFVCFPDGLLKLQLCSQDELLQYVTCILPEICAKPDELKGIYWIAVGNHNRTGPEPACLLLLGSVLYAIIASANPLESSQDSLEIFHVFPVTALREIQIGYAGQSIRLLCSNEENIMKIFTFNKYFTQRICHDILSLVISSSESAYLNHPLLKGDLLHLSLDWASAISDLVFENGVRLSCSFEANLADLVYMLHGNMGINKPHLGEIQILLYTTVKLEGKIRSLVLTNTHVGLVEEDSIFCPVPSSLHSLVDQLQFDKIKLHCLSELKCIVVLEKGNLIEIELVFSRAGKVGCDSSHSLACISQKEAFTQLRTVSPFCYAQPSTPPYIWKLTFSSNEDAIRLMLHLTGQ, encoded by the exons attaGAATTTGAGAGACAGCAACGAGaagaactcgaaaaattagaaagtAAAAG aaaGCTGATAGAAGAAATGGAGGAAAAGCAAAAGTCTAACAAAGCTGAATTAGAAAGAATGCAGCAAGAGGTGGAGTCTCAACGTAAGGAAACGGAAATAGTTCAGCTGCAAATCCGAAAGCAAGAGGAGAATCTTAAAAGGAAAAGCTTTCATATAGAAAGCAGGATGAAAGACTTGCTGGCAGAAAAGGAAAAATTTGAAGAAGAGAGATTACGTGAGCAGCAAGAAATAGAGCTtcaaaaaaagaagcaagaagaagaattttttgCTCGAGTTAAAGAAGAACTTCAGCGATTACAAGAGCTCAATCAGAATGAAAAAGCGGAGAAAATGCAGATTTTCCGAGAACTGGAAAagcttaaaaaggaaaaagaggagcAGTATATCAAGTTAGAATTGGAAAAAAGGAGattggaagaggaagaaagagatcAAGTATTGCTGGTGGCAAACTTGGAAGAGCAGCTCAGAGACAAACAAGCCATGATACATCTGGTCAAACTAGGAGATGTGCAAAGggctgaagaagagaagaagaatctTGAAGACATCAGAGAGTCCCTCTTGCGAGTCAAAGAGGCCAGGTCTGAAGGAGATGAAAACAGCGAGGAGTTAGAAAAGGCACAGTACAACTTCATGGATTTCAAGAGGAGGCAGCTAGAACAGCTAACTAGTTTAGAGAGAGACTTGGGTCAGCAAAGGGATCATCTAGAAAAAGACGTAGCTGATGAACATGAAAATCTGAATCGTTTGAAGTGTGCACACGCACAACATTTAAACCTTGAGAAAAATGATGAAAACATGCTGGATGCTGCCTTAACAGTTGAagaatgtaacaaaataaaatcatgTGAGTACAGGCTGCAGCTTAAAGAACGGCAGCTTCTGTATCTGACAAATAACCATTTGCCAGCTTTGTTGGAAGAAAAGCAGAGAGCCTCTGAAGTTCTCGATAGAGGCCTGCAGAACTTGGACAATACTCTTTATGAAGttgaaaaagaaatggaagaaaaagaagatcAGATAGCACAGTACAAGGCAAGTGCCAgccagctgcagcagcttcaggagACATTTGAATTCACTGCCAATGTAGCTCGTCAAGAAGAGAAAGTtcggaagaaggagaaagaaattcTAGAATCAAAGCAAAAGCAGCAACGGGAGGCGCTGGAGCAAGCGGTGGCTAAGTTGGAAAGGCGACACTCTGCTTTGCAGCGTCATTCAACCATAGAAATTGAGGAGCAAAAACAGAAGCTTGCAACTCTGAACAGCAGTTGCAGCGAACAGGCAGGCCTGCAAGCTACTCTAGAGGCAGAACAAAAAGCCTTGGAAGAAGACAGAGAACA CTTGGACTTGCAAATACAGCAGTTAAAGCAGAAGATATATGAAGGCGATGGGGTTGAAAAAGGGTCCCTAGGAGCTGGAGAAGAGAGATTGTCCCATAGCAGTTCCCCTTCTAGTGTTACAAAATCTCAACCCCACTTTATTCCATTGGTCGATGACAG AATAAATGCCTTTATTGAAGAAGAAGTTCAAAGACGTCTTCAAAACATACACTACACatgtggagaaaataataatagtctcCTTCAGTCTGCAGAACTTTCAAAG GATAACCAGAAGTTTTATAATGATACTGCTCAACGCAAGTTGAAGTATGAG aaaatgCCCCTTTATGGCTTTCTCGCTGTACCTACTAATGACAGCCAATGTTATACAAGTGAAGATACAAGAATAGCAGACATCAGTAAGCAGGACGAAAGCATAGATGCATTCAATCCTCATTGGAGAAGAATCCCGGAGTTCTGCATGACTCAAAAAACTACAAATAAAAAAAGACAGTTAGGACAGGAATACATCAGCTGGCTGTGCAGTAATCAATGTGACTCGAATCAACCCAAAGTCATAAATAGCAAGAGAACTTGCTCCAAATATTCTTCAGATTTTCATCTTCAGGCTCATGACAGATATGGAATGATTCATTCATCAGAAAGCAAATCAGCATGCTATCATTTCGACAGCACAGGCTTAGCTACTACTACTTGGGAACCCAGTAGTTTGGGAGCAGAATCTGATCTTGTTGTTGACTGCCGTATTCCTCCCTCAGACCTTTTAGCCTCTGCCAAACATCAGTCTGGagcttgcatttctctctctttcggAGAACACAGTAACCAGATCCCCCAAATTTGTGCCCAGATTCCATACCAGCAGTTAGATGAAAGAGCTACGAATGCCTGCCAGAAACCTCTCCCAGAGTCCCATGCGGGAACAAAGCAGAGTTATGGGCTAGGACATCTCTTCagcaaattcaccagcatttacaGTGATACCAACTATCAAATGTTTAAGAGTAGCTGGTTTTCTAAGCAGATTAAAGGTCTGGCCAGTCTGTGTGACAAAAATGAGACGTGCACACAAATGGTGTCATTTGTAAAAGACtttccatttattaaaaaaatacagttaaaTCTTCTTTTAGGTGTGAACAAGAATGGCTTCCATGATGCAAGTATCACTCCAGGAAGTCCTGTGCAAAAAGATGAAGATATGAAGTTCTTACACTCAGGCATTTCAATTGATATGTGTACAGCAGATCATTCTGAGAGATATACTTACTATCCTAGATGGGAAAAACTGGAAACTAGCCTTGTGCTTAAGCAAAATTTTGTGTGCTTTCCAGATGGGCTTCTGAAATTGCAGCTGTGCTCTCAGGATGAACTGTTGCAATATGTGACCTGTATCTTGCCAGAAATTTGTGCCAAACCTGATGAGTTAAAAGGAATCTACTGGATTGCTGTAGGAAACCATAACAGAACTGGACCAGAGCCTGCATGCTTGCTTTTACTTGGTTCGGTCCTGTATGCCATTATTGCATCAGCCAATCCATTGGAGAGCAGTCAGGACTCCCTGGAAATTTTTCATGTTTTCCCAGTCACTGCATTAAGAGAAATCCAAATTGGCTATGCTGGACAGAGCATCAGACTTCTGTGTTCTAAtgaagaaaatataatgaaaatatttACCTTTAACAAATACTTCACACAAAGAATATGCCACGACATACTTAGCCTTGTAATATCATCATCTGAGTCTGCTTACTTAAATCACCCACTCCTGAAAGGAGATCTGTTGCACCTTTCACTTGACTGGGCTTCAGCAATCTCCGATTTGGTTTTTGAAAATGGTGTGCGTCTGTCATGCAGTTTTGAAGCCAATTTAGCTGATCTGGTGTACATGCTCCATGGAAACATGGGAATCAACAAGCCCCATTTAGGAGAAATTCAGATACTGCTCTATACAACAGTAAAACTAGAGGGCAAAATCCGATCACTAGTCCTTACAAATACTCATGTAGGTCTTGTAGAGGAAGATAGTATCTTCTGCCCAGTTCCTAGCTCTTTACATTCCCTAGTTGACCAGTTGCAATTTGACAAAATTAAGCTGCATTGTTTGAGTGAGCTCAAGTGTATAGTTGTCCTGGAGAAAGGAAATCTAATCGAAATTGAGCTTGTATTTTCTCGTGCAGGTAAGGTTGGCTGTGATTCATCCCACAGTTTGGCTTGCATTTCTCAGAAAGAGGCATTTACCCAACTGAGAACTGTTTCACCCTTTTGTTATGCCCAACCTAGCACTCCACCATATATCTGGAAATTGACTTTCAGTTCAAATGAAGATGCCATTAGGCTaatgctgcatttgacaggacaGTAA